The following is a genomic window from Novipirellula aureliae.
ATACAGCTTGCACCTTCGTGGCTGGCCCCTGCTCATGTCAAGTCAAGAATATGAATCCGGGTTTTGATTTGCTTTTGTTCTATAATTGGGATGACGCGGTAGCGGGATCAATGATTTCGGATGCCTTGCCCGATGAATCCTCGGAACCGATCATGCTCACCATTCCTCCCGGTCGGTAAGAACAGCGCTGTGGTGCGTTTTTTCTATTCAGAAATGGAATGGATCAGTGGTCCGTTTTCTGGGAGGGCGGTTGTTTGGCGAGATAGGTTTCTTTGGTTGGCTTGCAGCACGACGGTGTGTAGGGAGATTTTTAAAATCGTTCAGCTGTCTGCTCAGGCGGTAGTGAGATGGATTCGCTGCTTTGCCGTTTTGCTGCTTTTCTCGGTGTTTTCGTCGATTTCTGTGTGATGTATCTCATCCTCTTGCCCTGGTGTTGGCGAGAACGCTTTACCAAACCGGTGACAACAATCGCTGTGCCACCGAGCATAATGCAGATGCAATCGGAAAACCATCGGGCGTGCTCGAGTCGCCGAGGTTCGCTTTTAGACAATGGAGCATTTCTCGCATCTTGACATTATTTTGTTTCCTCGCTCCTGCCTGCTTGGTACGATGGAGGGTGCCGAGCGGCGTAATCCCACCTTTTTATTTGGATACGGAACATGCCCATCATTTTGTTAGTCGAGGATTCCGATGTCGATCGCGCTATGATAACCGGGCTCTTAAACGCTGATGTCGATTGGTTGATGTCGTATGCCAAAAACGGTGCGGAGGCAATGCGGATGCTAGCCGACGCAACGCCCGATGTTGTCGTGACCGATTTGGTGATGCCTGAAATGGATGGCATGGAACTTGTGTCTCAAATGGCGGTTTCGTATCCCGAAGTACCCGTTGTTTTGGTAACAAGTCATGACGATGTCAAAATGGCGTTCAAGGCGCTGAGGGCTGGAGCATCTAGTTACGTGCCCAAGGCCCAATTGAATGACCGGTTGCTTGATACGGTCGAACAGGTGTTGTCCGTTCGCAACATGGACCACCATGACAAACGAATCGCTCAGATCACGACCAACACTCGCTATCGATTTATCTTGGAGAACGATCCACTGCTAATCGCACCGCTGGTGGATCGCATTCAACAAGGAATGATTGGCATGCAACTCTGTTCGCCAACACAACGTATGCATGTTGGTATCGCGCTGGAAGAAGCGTTGACCAATGCCATCTTCCATGGCAATCTTGAGTTGCCCGCATACCGGTTGCCTGAAATTCGTCATCTCATTCATGAAGGAAGGCCGTCTCCGTTGGTTCAGGAGCGTCGCGAGGAATCTCCCTACAAAGAACGCCGCGTTCATGTGGCGGTCGACTTTACACGTGACCGAGTTCAATTGGTGGTCTCGGATGAAGGCAATGGATTCGACGTGGATGTGATTCATCCTAAATCGATCAATGACATCATCGATGGTCAGTGTGGCCGCGGCTTGTTGTTGATTCGAACCTTTATGAGTGACGTGTTGTTCAACAAAACCGGTAGCGAGGTAAGAATGATTCTTAACAATCCTCTCGCCGCAATGCGGCCCAAAATGAAAGTAGCCGATATTCGAGATTGATCGCTGCGTTACCAAGCGATGAAACGAAGCGACGATTCACTTGATCGGCCCCCCCCAACGTCGGTTTTGATCGAGACAAGGCAAATCAATTCGTGAGACTTCACGAATGCGTCCGTGCTGCCGTTCAGGCGATCGAAGGCCATCGATTCGTCCAATTTTGGTGTGACGGCATCGTCCCTCGGTCGAACCGATGCGGAAACGAAAGTCCATCTGGTGGCGATCGGCGGCGACGACAAACACACCATCAAGCTGCGCTGAGTGTTTGGGGGGTGTGTCCCAGATACAGTCCTGTCCATTGAGGATGTGATTGCCACCTACAACAGAAACGAGAAAAATTGTAAAACCAAGGACCCGTCCGAGCAAGAACGCAAGGATCTCGTGTTGTGTATCCTGTCGCTCTGGATTGATATTGGAGAACAAGACGATGCGCATTAAGTATTTTTCATTGACACTTCTGATCATGTCTGCGAATGTATTCGTCTTCGCAGCCCCCCCCCCTACGGTTGCACATAATTCAGATCGTGGCCCCTGCCCCGTGACGCACCGCTTTATAAAAGGCGGGTGGGCCTCTAAGGGGGTGGGGATTATTGGTGAAGACTTGAAAGTTGAATGGGCTGAGCCGAGCGAAGACGAGATCAGTGATGTATGGTCTCTAGACGATGGCGGTGTGGTACACAGCTTTTCGATACGCAAGCAAAAGAGTGCAGGCATCAAACGATATGATGCTGACAGGACCCTAAAGTGGGTTTATACGGTGGCAACAGGTCGCGACAACCATTCTTGCCAACCGCTCCCCAGCGGCCACTTCCTGGCGGGCGAATCCACTGCGGGTGCCGCCTTTATGGTTGAAATTGACGATACCGGCAAAAAGATCAAAGAGGTCCAACTGGTCCTCCCCGAGGCGATAAAAGAACGATCACTTAAGGATATTCACCATGTTTTCCGGAATGTGCGCAAAACCCAGGGTGGAACCTATTTGGCCGCCTGCATGCATTACGAACACGCTGTTGAGTGGGACAAAGATGGGAACCTGTTACGAGAGTTTCCGGACTGCCACTATGCAGCCATTCGTCTAGCCAACGGTGACACGCTCGTGTCCGGGAAAAAGGGAGTCCTCCAATACGATGCAAACCAAAATCTAGTGTGGGCGGTGACGGCCGAGGACTTTGCCCGTTTGAATCTGAAGATCGGCATGATCTGCGGTCTGCAACGTCTGCCCAACGGAAACACAATCATCAGCAATGTGAAGCACGGAAATTTGACGACAACCGGTGACACGTACAAAGTGATTGAGCTCACCCCTGCCAAGGAACTCGTATGGTGGGTCGATGATCCCCTCTTTGCCGATATGAACCTGGGAAGTGTCCAGGTACTGGATGTTAATGGAAATGCAACACAGTTTGAGGTGTGGAAGTAGGTTGCAAGATAAATTGCGAAGGAACTCCAGCGAGATAATAATCGTGATGATCGGGAAATATGCGATCTCTAAGCCGAATGGTGAAGCCGTTCACATGGGCTTGGGAATGTAACGCCGTTGGCGTAGTGAAAAAATACCGCAACGCGGTTACATTCCGTAGCCCAGGGTCGCGTAAGCGCACCCTGGGTTGCCGATGCCGCGGCAAGCATGAACCCCAACGGGGTTCGACAATTCGTGTGTTGGTGACGGTCGTCAAACCCCGTTGGGGTTTTTGATGTTCGTTGGGGACGGCTTTGGAATGTAGCGCCGTTGGCGTAGATGTGTGCGATACCACAACGTTCAATG
Proteins encoded in this region:
- a CDS encoding ATP-binding response regulator, whose product is MPIILLVEDSDVDRAMITGLLNADVDWLMSYAKNGAEAMRMLADATPDVVVTDLVMPEMDGMELVSQMAVSYPEVPVVLVTSHDDVKMAFKALRAGASSYVPKAQLNDRLLDTVEQVLSVRNMDHHDKRIAQITTNTRYRFILENDPLLIAPLVDRIQQGMIGMQLCSPTQRMHVGIALEEALTNAIFHGNLELPAYRLPEIRHLIHEGRPSPLVQERREESPYKERRVHVAVDFTRDRVQLVVSDEGNGFDVDVIHPKSINDIIDGQCGRGLLLIRTFMSDVLFNKTGSEVRMILNNPLAAMRPKMKVADIRD